Proteins from a single region of Thermovirga sp.:
- a CDS encoding carboxyltransferase domain-containing protein — translation RLESPRSLVPSGSVGIAGKQTGIYSIDSPGGWNIIGRTPLSLFDPGRKFPFLIEAGMDLKFVPITSAEFEEIARGERGV, via the coding sequence CGGCTGGAAAGCCCGAGGAGCCTGGTGCCCTCGGGGAGCGTGGGGATCGCCGGAAAACAGACCGGGATCTATTCCATCGACAGCCCCGGCGGATGGAACATCATCGGTCGCACGCCCCTGTCGCTCTTCGATCCGGGACGAAAGTTCCCCTTCCTCATCGAGGCGGGGATGGATTTAAAGTTCGTGCCGATCACGTCGGCGGAGTTCGAAGAGATCGCCCGGGGCGAAAGGGGCGTCTAA
- a CDS encoding biotin-dependent carboxyltransferase family protein, with translation MSVEVLSPGLLTSVQDLGRHGFQAFGMPVAGALDPYSLMAGNLVVGNDPKAAGLEVTLAGPELVFRSERLVCVTGGDLSPRVNGSAVASWEGVPLREGDVLSFGTADSRGARCWVCVGGGFDMLPVLGSRSTYLRGRLGGHQGRRLEKGDILPLGTPDILSCRGEGFVVPTELRRGFVDGSVLRVISGPQEDFFTPVGIEEFYGSSYRIGPDSDRMGYRLQGKAIQHGREADIVSDAVPWGAVQVPGNGLPIIMMADGQTTGGYPKIAAVINADRGLLALMSPGDRLSFRRCGLGEASDASRTLKEGLGRIRGLLAEYRSRPVQRGAQADRGVMRLKIEGKSFDIEWKIIGWRG, from the coding sequence TTGAGCGTGGAGGTCCTCTCGCCGGGGTTGCTGACCTCCGTCCAGGACCTGGGGCGGCACGGATTCCAGGCCTTCGGCATGCCCGTGGCCGGGGCGCTCGACCCCTATTCACTCATGGCGGGCAACCTGGTGGTCGGCAACGACCCGAAAGCGGCGGGCCTCGAGGTAACCCTCGCCGGGCCGGAACTGGTCTTCCGGTCCGAGAGGCTGGTCTGCGTTACCGGGGGCGATCTTTCCCCCAGGGTCAACGGCAGCGCCGTTGCCTCCTGGGAGGGTGTGCCGCTGCGCGAGGGAGATGTCCTCTCCTTCGGGACCGCGGACTCCAGGGGGGCGAGATGCTGGGTGTGCGTCGGCGGTGGTTTCGACATGCTTCCCGTCCTGGGCAGCAGGTCCACCTACCTGAGAGGGAGGCTCGGCGGCCACCAGGGTCGCCGCCTCGAAAAGGGGGATATCCTCCCCTTGGGGACACCCGACATCCTGTCTTGTCGGGGAGAGGGTTTCGTTGTCCCCACGGAGCTCCGCCGGGGTTTTGTCGACGGATCGGTTTTGAGGGTGATCTCCGGACCCCAGGAGGATTTTTTCACACCGGTTGGGATAGAGGAATTTTACGGTTCTTCCTATAGAATAGGTCCCGATTCGGATCGGATGGGGTACCGCCTTCAGGGGAAGGCCATCCAACATGGCAGGGAGGCTGATATCGTATCCGACGCCGTCCCCTGGGGGGCGGTACAGGTTCCCGGCAATGGTCTGCCCATCATCATGATGGCCGACGGGCAGACCACGGGGGGATACCCCAAGATAGCGGCGGTAATAAACGCCGATCGCGGCCTGCTTGCCCTGATGTCCCCCGGGGATCGCCTTTCCTTCCGGCGATGCGGTCTCGGTGAAGCCTCCGACGCCTCGAGGACCCTGAAGGAAGGTCTTGGAAGGATCAGGGGCCTTCTGGCGGAATATAGATCCCGGCCGGTTCAGCGGG